The following proteins come from a genomic window of Candidatus Bathyarchaeota archaeon:
- a CDS encoding DUF4445 domain-containing protein → MKEAEVIFQPSGRRFNLSVGESLYSAAKAVDVEALCGGRGLCGKCRIIIREGANFLSSISASEENFLSKEEFNEGYRLACQAVIASAGKIIVEVPFESQVGKQKLAVSGIEPKIRLNPYIKEYFLEVSPPTLKDYKPDFERIVDGLKIKYGLNIESITHFALRKLPIILRDSEFKVNLVVRNEKEIIDVKQFKEKEVYGFAVDIGTTKVAGYLIDLINNKVVATVSMMNPQIPYGEDVISRISYALRKPLNLKVLHKTIVNGINQLIKEACDKTNVDPNSIYELVIVGNTAMHHLFFNINPKFLALSPYVPALKKSLYVKSKELSVKINPEAEVYSLPLIAGFVGADAVADILATEIYKLKEKALLIDIGTNTEIILSNSENLICCSTASGPAFEGAHIKHGMRAATGAIEKVWINPEDLNPIYKTVDNEKPKGICGSGIIDAIAEMLKAKIIDFNGRIKTEIKHPRIRRRNSTIEYVIAWREEAAIDKDITITQKDIFEIQLAKAAIYTGISILMKKFNVKPEDLSKVFIAGAFGLYLNPENAKTIGMIPDIPLDKIIFAGNTAGSGARMALISKDVREKADKLVNEINYIELAAEPSFEHEFTSALCFPHKNIELFPTIRRILTKGK, encoded by the coding sequence TTGAAGGAAGCAGAAGTAATTTTTCAACCTTCAGGTAGAAGATTTAATCTTTCTGTTGGAGAATCTTTATATTCAGCAGCGAAAGCTGTGGATGTAGAGGCTTTATGTGGTGGAAGAGGTTTATGCGGTAAATGCCGAATAATAATTAGAGAAGGCGCAAACTTTTTGTCTTCAATATCAGCTTCTGAAGAAAATTTTCTTTCTAAAGAGGAATTTAATGAAGGATATAGATTAGCATGTCAAGCTGTCATAGCTTCTGCTGGAAAAATCATTGTTGAAGTGCCTTTTGAAAGCCAAGTTGGAAAACAAAAATTAGCTGTTTCAGGTATAGAGCCTAAAATAAGGTTAAATCCTTATATTAAAGAGTATTTTCTTGAAGTTTCTCCCCCAACATTAAAGGATTATAAACCAGATTTCGAAAGAATAGTTGATGGTTTAAAAATTAAATATGGTTTAAACATAGAGAGTATAACTCATTTTGCTTTAAGAAAATTACCTATAATTCTTCGAGATAGTGAATTTAAAGTTAATTTAGTGGTTAGAAATGAAAAAGAAATTATTGATGTTAAACAATTCAAAGAAAAAGAGGTTTATGGATTTGCTGTTGACATTGGAACAACTAAAGTTGCAGGATACTTAATAGATTTAATTAACAATAAGGTTGTTGCTACAGTTTCAATGATGAACCCTCAAATACCTTATGGAGAAGATGTTATCTCTAGAATATCATATGCTTTAAGAAAACCCTTAAACCTTAAAGTTTTACATAAAACCATAGTTAATGGAATTAATCAACTTATAAAAGAGGCTTGTGATAAAACAAACGTTGATCCAAATTCGATTTATGAATTAGTTATTGTTGGAAATACAGCTATGCACCATTTATTCTTTAATATTAACCCTAAATTTTTAGCATTATCACCTTATGTTCCAGCTTTAAAAAAATCTCTTTACGTTAAAAGCAAAGAATTAAGCGTAAAAATTAATCCAGAAGCTGAAGTCTACTCTCTTCCATTAATAGCAGGTTTTGTTGGTGCTGACGCGGTAGCAGATATTTTAGCTACTGAAATTTACAAGCTTAAAGAAAAAGCTTTACTAATCGATATAGGAACAAATACTGAAATAATTTTAAGTAATAGTGAAAATTTAATTTGTTGTTCTACAGCTTCAGGTCCAGCTTTTGAAGGCGCTCATATAAAACATGGAATGAGAGCTGCAACAGGCGCTATAGAAAAAGTTTGGATAAATCCTGAAGATTTAAATCCAATATATAAAACAGTTGATAATGAAAAACCTAAAGGAATATGTGGTTCAGGAATAATAGATGCTATAGCTGAAATGCTTAAAGCAAAAATTATAGATTTTAATGGAAGAATAAAAACTGAAATTAAACATCCAAGAATTAGAAGACGAAATAGTACAATTGAATATGTAATAGCTTGGAGAGAAGAAGCAGCTATTGATAAAGATATAACTATAACTCAAAAAGATATATTTGAAATTCAATTAGCTAAAGCTGCTATTTACACGGGCATATCAATATTAATGAAGAAATTTAACGTAAAACCTGAAGATTTATCTAAAGTTTTTATTGCAGGAGCTTTTGGGCTTTATTTAAACCCTGAAAATGCAAAAACAATTGGTATGATTCCAGATATACCATTAGATAAAATAATTTTCGCAGGAAATACAGCTGGCTCAGGAGCAAGAATGGCGTTAATATCAAAAGATGTTAGAGAGAAAGCGGATAAGCTTGTTAATGAAATAAACTACATAGAATTAGCTGCTGAACCAAGTTTTGAACATGAATTTACTTCTGCCTTATGCTTCCCACATAAAAACATCGAATTATTCCCTACAATAAGGAGAATTCTAACTAAAGGTAAATAA
- a CDS encoding trimethylamine methyltransferase family protein: protein MKLSILSRDEIKTIHLAILQVFEKTGVKIYSKEALKILNDAGAEINERNFQVRIPSYLVEECIKNAPKYVHLYSRNSKSQLKVEKDNFYTVLASTVVNVIDPESFKRVKGTKEYVAKAVKVADALPNIHIAAQFCLALDCPPETQELHELEAVFTNTTKPIMAIAYSPQGARKIIEMAAVIKGGIDKLRKEPLLFMYTEPTSPLEYSEKAVNTLIETVRLGVPVLSAPCAQAGATAPVTLAGTLVQSFVESLTGLIIAQLIKKGSPTIIGEVSTVMDMKTGVMSYGAPEFSIINAASSQLAHYYGLPFFGTGGCSDSKVPDEQAVAEATISLLTAMLSRTNLIHDIGYIEGAMTGSLEMVVIVDELFSMLNRIIKGMEVNEETLALDVINNVGPGGHFLSHKHTLKLFSKEHWIPRLIDRKRYESWRVEGAKDMITRAREKLQRILKEHEPEPLPKEVKQELTKIIKEE from the coding sequence TTGAAATTAAGTATACTATCAAGGGATGAAATCAAAACAATTCATTTAGCAATTTTACAAGTTTTTGAAAAGACGGGCGTTAAAATATATAGTAAAGAAGCACTTAAAATTTTAAATGATGCTGGAGCAGAAATTAATGAAAGAAATTTTCAAGTTAGGATACCTTCTTATCTTGTTGAAGAATGTATAAAAAATGCACCTAAATATGTTCATCTTTACAGTAGGAATTCAAAATCGCAACTTAAAGTTGAAAAAGATAATTTCTACACAGTTTTAGCAAGCACAGTTGTAAATGTTATAGATCCTGAAAGTTTTAAAAGAGTTAAAGGAACGAAGGAATATGTAGCTAAAGCAGTGAAAGTAGCAGATGCATTACCTAATATTCATATAGCTGCCCAATTTTGTCTTGCATTAGATTGCCCACCAGAGACTCAAGAACTTCATGAATTAGAAGCGGTCTTCACGAACACAACTAAACCTATTATGGCGATTGCATATTCTCCTCAAGGAGCCAGAAAAATAATAGAGATGGCTGCTGTGATAAAAGGTGGAATAGATAAATTAAGAAAAGAACCTTTACTCTTCATGTATACAGAACCCACATCGCCTTTAGAGTATAGTGAAAAAGCTGTAAATACGCTTATTGAAACTGTTAGGCTAGGTGTACCTGTATTATCTGCTCCATGCGCTCAAGCAGGGGCGACAGCCCCTGTCACCCTAGCAGGGACATTGGTTCAATCCTTTGTTGAAAGTTTAACAGGGTTAATTATAGCTCAATTGATTAAGAAAGGTTCCCCTACAATAATTGGGGAAGTTTCTACAGTAATGGATATGAAAACTGGTGTTATGAGTTATGGAGCCCCAGAATTTAGTATTATAAACGCTGCCTCCTCCCAATTAGCCCATTACTATGGATTACCATTTTTTGGAACAGGGGGCTGCTCAGACTCTAAGGTACCTGACGAACAAGCTGTTGCTGAAGCTACAATATCGCTACTTACAGCTATGTTATCTAGAACAAATTTAATACACGATATTGGATATATAGAAGGAGCTATGACAGGGAGCCTTGAAATGGTAGTTATAGTGGATGAACTTTTCTCTATGTTAAATAGAATCATAAAAGGGATGGAAGTTAATGAAGAAACGTTAGCTTTAGACGTTATTAACAATGTTGGTCCAGGAGGACATTTCTTATCTCATAAACATACTTTGAAATTGTTTTCAAAAGAGCATTGGATTCCACGTCTTATTGATAGAAAAAGATATGAAAGTTGGAGAGTTGAAGGTGCAAAAGATATGATAACTAGAGCTAGAGAAAAACTTCAAAGAATTCTTAAAGAGCATGAACCGGAGCCATTACCTAAAGAAGTAAAGCAAGAATTAACTAAAATTATAAAGGAAGAATAA
- a CDS encoding branched-chain amino acid ABC transporter permease — translation MDIITLVELIISGISRGMIYALMTVGLALILGILNIPNFAQGEFYMIGAYIAWFILGVLHLGPVIALLSAALVTFVVGVCCEKMLFTPLRKFGGRGWLLNVFILTLGLSLILQNTALVTIGPLYYGAPYVWSPNPVILFGLFRISYDRLMIIIVGGATILALWIFLKKSKLGRAIRAVAQESTAASLMGVNLKNVYTFTFGLGCMLSGIAGALTISILPAYPTVGIIPLYKAWFVIIMAGLGTMGACIPIGILLGIVETLGVALASEGWQNVIYLVIICILLIFRPFGIFGKGEVRGIWER, via the coding sequence TTGGATATAATTACGCTTGTTGAATTGATTATCTCAGGAATAAGTAGGGGTATGATATACGCTTTAATGACTGTAGGGTTAGCACTAATACTTGGAATACTTAATATACCAAATTTTGCTCAAGGCGAGTTTTATATGATAGGTGCTTACATAGCATGGTTTATATTAGGGGTGCTTCATCTCGGTCCAGTTATTGCTCTATTAAGTGCAGCACTTGTCACTTTCGTAGTTGGAGTATGCTGTGAAAAAATGCTTTTTACACCATTACGAAAATTTGGAGGGAGAGGGTGGTTACTTAACGTTTTTATACTTACATTAGGTTTATCCTTAATTCTTCAAAATACAGCTTTAGTTACTATTGGACCTCTCTACTACGGTGCACCATATGTTTGGAGTCCAAATCCTGTAATTTTATTTGGATTATTTAGAATCTCTTATGACCGTTTAATGATAATCATAGTAGGAGGCGCCACAATACTTGCACTTTGGATCTTTCTTAAAAAAAGTAAGCTTGGTAGAGCTATTCGTGCTGTAGCTCAAGAGTCTACAGCAGCTTCATTAATGGGGGTAAACCTTAAAAATGTATATACTTTTACATTTGGGTTAGGATGTATGCTTTCTGGTATTGCAGGAGCATTAACGATTTCAATATTGCCTGCATATCCTACTGTCGGAATAATTCCTTTATATAAAGCATGGTTTGTAATAATTATGGCAGGTTTAGGAACCATGGGAGCGTGCATACCTATAGGAATTTTGTTAGGAATTGTGGAAACGCTTGGAGTTGCTTTAGCTAGTGAAGGATGGCAAAATGTAATCTATTTAGTGATAATATGCATTTTGCTTATTTTTAGACCTTTTGGTATTTTTGGAAAAGGTGAGGTAAGAGGTATATGGGAAAGATAA
- a CDS encoding branched-chain amino acid ABC transporter permease, producing MGKITKPSKIALKIQKWIVWLAIATLIITPFIVKEAFITHIFISALLYGTLGAAFDFAVGYLGIVNFGYAAFMGLGAYTSAIAAIRFGINPWLGLLLGGVAAGLLGLLTGLMTLRLYGLFVACFTWFLGMALMFLIAVTPEITRGYLGLTVPPFPDVWLLNFKDPLRLSYYSVIILLSLPTLFILYYLGNRSKMGLAFKALRGSEPLAIASGINPLKYRLINFTITCFIAGLFGSFYAHYIKILTPSLLATGKTIEILSIAYIGGRGSLWGSIPAAFITISFLEVLRPLEAYRFIIYGILLILIMIFYPGGLARLITRKELF from the coding sequence ATGGGAAAGATAACAAAACCAAGTAAAATTGCATTGAAAATACAAAAATGGATTGTATGGTTGGCAATTGCAACTTTAATTATAACTCCTTTTATAGTAAAGGAAGCTTTTATCACGCATATATTTATTTCCGCTCTCTTATATGGAACTTTAGGCGCAGCTTTTGATTTTGCAGTTGGATATCTTGGAATAGTAAATTTTGGTTATGCAGCATTTATGGGACTTGGAGCATATACTTCTGCAATAGCTGCTATACGATTTGGAATTAACCCTTGGCTTGGATTATTATTGGGAGGAGTGGCTGCTGGTCTTCTTGGTCTTTTAACAGGATTAATGACTTTGCGGTTGTATGGATTATTTGTAGCGTGTTTTACATGGTTTCTTGGTATGGCACTTATGTTCTTAATCGCAGTTACACCAGAAATAACTAGAGGATACTTAGGATTAACAGTTCCTCCCTTTCCAGATGTTTGGCTGTTAAACTTTAAAGATCCGCTTAGATTATCATATTATAGTGTTATTATACTTCTTTCTCTACCTACATTATTCATTCTTTATTATCTTGGGAACCGAAGTAAAATGGGATTAGCTTTTAAAGCTCTTCGAGGTAGCGAGCCACTTGCAATAGCATCAGGTATAAATCCTTTAAAATATAGACTTATAAACTTTACGATTACATGTTTTATTGCTGGTCTATTCGGTAGTTTTTATGCACATTACATCAAAATCCTAACACCAAGTTTACTTGCTACAGGTAAAACTATTGAGATTTTGTCAATCGCTTATATAGGTGGAAGGGGGTCCTTATGGGGTTCGATACCTGCAGCATTTATCACTATTTCATTTTTAGAAGTTCTTCGTCCATTAGAAGCTTATAGATTTATTATTTATGGTATTCTATTAATTTTAATCATGATTTTCTATCCTGGTGGTTTAGCAAGGTTAATTACGCGAAAAGAATTGTTTTAA
- a CDS encoding ABC transporter ATP-binding protein yields MNPQIPIELEVQSIVKRFGGLIALNNVSFNVRKGEILGLIGPNGSGKTTLINCINGFYRPDSGKILYKGKDITGLKPYQICQLGIGRTFQIVEVFPTLTVLENVMVSAIFSGASLNLNEAKQKSMEILHYINFPRDKNVLAKYLNLGEMKLLSLARALVSNPELLLLDEVVAGLTPVEEAKIISVLKEVNERQKITIILVEHVMRVVMKISNRIIVLHEGKKIAEGTPEEVARNERVIEAYLGEEYLKI; encoded by the coding sequence ATGAACCCTCAGATACCTATAGAATTAGAGGTTCAATCAATTGTGAAAAGGTTTGGAGGACTTATTGCTCTTAACAATGTTTCATTTAATGTAAGGAAAGGTGAAATTTTAGGACTTATCGGTCCAAACGGCTCTGGGAAAACAACATTAATTAACTGTATAAATGGCTTTTATCGTCCTGATTCAGGAAAAATCTTATATAAGGGGAAGGATATCACAGGGCTTAAACCCTATCAAATTTGTCAATTAGGCATTGGGAGAACTTTTCAAATAGTTGAAGTTTTCCCTACACTTACTGTATTAGAAAATGTTATGGTTAGTGCAATATTTAGTGGAGCTTCATTAAATTTAAATGAAGCAAAACAAAAAAGCATGGAGATTCTACATTATATAAATTTTCCTCGTGATAAAAATGTTTTAGCTAAATATTTAAACTTAGGAGAAATGAAACTTCTTTCCTTAGCTAGAGCACTAGTAAGTAATCCTGAATTACTTTTATTAGATGAGGTAGTAGCTGGTTTAACCCCAGTTGAAGAAGCAAAAATTATAAGTGTTCTTAAAGAAGTAAACGAAAGACAAAAAATCACTATTATTTTAGTGGAGCATGTCATGAGGGTTGTTATGAAAATATCAAATAGAATTATAGTTCTTCATGAAGGAAAAAAAATAGCTGAAGGCACACCAGAAGAGGTGGCTCGAAATGAAAGAGTTATAGAAGCGTATCTAGGAGAGGAATATCTTAAAATTTAA
- a CDS encoding ABC transporter ATP-binding protein, producing the protein MLTLKNVSVSYDGAIALKDVSLKIADKGIIAIVGPNGSGKSTLLKTIAGILRPRSGEIEFMGKRIDKLPSHEIVKLGIILVPEGRLLFPAMTVLENLLMGAYTISDRNELKSRLNYVFELFPILKERRRQLAGTLSGGEQQMLAIGRGLMSNPKLLMIDEPSTGLAPKLVSRIFNVIQELKNKGITTLLVEQNIYGALKMADQAYVIEEGRIIMGGSGREILTNEYIKRVYLTL; encoded by the coding sequence ATGCTTACTTTAAAAAATGTAAGTGTTTCATATGATGGAGCTATAGCACTTAAAGATGTATCTCTTAAAATAGCTGATAAAGGAATTATAGCAATAGTTGGACCTAATGGCTCTGGTAAAAGTACTTTGCTTAAAACAATAGCAGGCATACTTCGTCCAAGATCAGGTGAAATAGAATTTATGGGAAAAAGAATTGATAAGTTACCTTCACATGAAATTGTTAAACTTGGTATAATTCTTGTTCCGGAAGGCCGTCTTTTATTCCCAGCTATGACTGTTTTAGAAAATCTCTTAATGGGGGCGTATACAATCTCCGATAGAAATGAACTTAAAAGTAGGCTTAACTACGTTTTTGAATTATTTCCTATTCTTAAGGAAAGAAGGAGACAACTTGCAGGTACTCTTAGCGGTGGAGAACAGCAAATGCTGGCTATAGGGCGAGGGTTAATGTCAAACCCTAAGCTTTTAATGATAGATGAACCATCTACAGGTTTAGCACCTAAACTAGTCTCACGAATTTTTAATGTAATTCAAGAACTTAAAAATAAAGGAATTACAACTTTATTAGTTGAACAAAATATATACGGTGCTTTAAAAATGGCGGATCAAGCATATGTAATAGAGGAAGGAAGAATTATAATGGGAGGTTCAGGTAGAGAAATTTTAACTAATGAATATATTAAAAGAGTGTACTTAACACTTTAA
- a CDS encoding trimethylamine methyltransferase family protein has product MLEILSKAQLEQLHNTSIEILEKIGVSFYHKSALKIFKDAGANVNGTLVKIPEYLVKESLSKALHNFIWYARDPKHNLHIGDSKVYYSGIYGHPFVLDMKDGKRRRALLKDVEEITKITDALEYIHAAGGMIVEPSDVRTEVSHVYVYLSMLKNTGKCILGHAYGIKAQDCIEMARIVVGSYEELLKKPFIATIINSTSPLQYGAEMIEGLLSYVKYNQPVIITPLAQAGGTAPVTLAGLLAQQNAEFLAGFTLVQLIRPKNPVFYGSASTIMDMKTGIPSVGAPEAGLIGAVTAQLARFYQLPSRVSAGLTDSKIPDIQAGYEKALTCMLVSLAGANLVLHAAGSLEYYLTASPIQLIVDNEILGWISRILSGIEINEETLAFNVIKNAREIGHFLTQKHTLNYFKKEFWIPKITDRCSWSEWKNKGAKDLVNKAKEEAEKILIEHNPKPLDEDILKELNNFIKKIEKQRMEKNKK; this is encoded by the coding sequence ATGCTTGAAATTTTATCAAAGGCTCAACTTGAGCAGCTTCATAATACTTCTATAGAAATTCTTGAAAAAATAGGTGTTTCTTTTTATCACAAGAGTGCATTAAAAATATTTAAAGATGCTGGAGCAAATGTTAATGGAACCTTAGTTAAAATTCCTGAGTATTTAGTTAAAGAATCGCTTTCTAAAGCTCTTCATAACTTTATTTGGTATGCAAGAGATCCTAAACATAACCTTCATATAGGCGACTCCAAAGTTTATTACTCTGGAATTTACGGTCATCCATTTGTTTTAGATATGAAAGATGGTAAAAGACGGAGAGCTCTCTTAAAGGATGTTGAAGAAATAACTAAAATTACTGATGCTCTTGAATATATTCATGCAGCTGGGGGAATGATAGTTGAGCCCTCAGATGTACGAACAGAAGTCTCTCATGTGTATGTTTATTTGTCAATGTTAAAAAATACTGGAAAATGTATATTAGGTCATGCTTATGGAATTAAAGCTCAAGATTGTATTGAAATGGCACGTATAGTAGTAGGGAGTTATGAAGAGTTACTTAAAAAACCTTTTATTGCAACTATAATTAATTCTACAAGCCCCCTCCAATACGGAGCAGAAATGATTGAAGGATTATTATCATACGTTAAATATAATCAACCTGTGATAATTACACCCTTAGCTCAAGCTGGTGGCACAGCTCCAGTTACACTTGCTGGCCTTTTAGCTCAACAAAACGCAGAATTTTTAGCTGGTTTCACTCTTGTGCAACTTATACGCCCAAAAAATCCTGTTTTTTATGGTAGCGCCTCTACTATAATGGATATGAAAACTGGAATCCCATCAGTTGGCGCCCCAGAAGCTGGTTTAATAGGTGCGGTTACAGCTCAATTGGCACGTTTTTATCAATTACCAAGTAGAGTAAGTGCAGGGTTAACTGATTCAAAAATTCCAGATATTCAAGCAGGTTACGAAAAAGCATTAACATGTATGCTAGTATCGCTAGCTGGAGCAAATCTTGTTTTACATGCAGCAGGATCCCTAGAATATTATTTAACAGCAAGCCCCATTCAACTTATAGTAGATAATGAAATTTTAGGTTGGATCTCCAGAATTCTCTCTGGGATCGAAATAAATGAGGAAACTTTAGCATTTAATGTAATAAAAAATGCAAGAGAAATTGGGCATTTCTTAACACAAAAACATACATTAAACTACTTCAAAAAAGAATTCTGGATACCAAAGATAACAGATAGATGTTCATGGTCTGAATGGAAGAATAAAGGGGCTAAAGATCTTGTAAACAAAGCAAAAGAGGAGGCAGAAAAAATTTTAATTGAGCATAATCCTAAACCACTTGATGAAGATATTTTAAAGGAGTTAAACAATTTTATCAAAAAAATAGAAAAACAAAGAATGGAAAAAAATAAAAAATAA
- a CDS encoding ABC transporter substrate-binding protein translates to MGEEKKEEKSGETVSRRKYLGAVGGLAVAAAIGWGLAGYLASKPPAAVKTITKTETITATATPTVTTPAKLTKLKIGVQGPMTGPAAYAGKDFMNAYKLALEERGGKIAGIPVELVPIDCESDPEKAVRAYERAIMVEGIHVGACGWHSSVHLALMDVWAAHKFPHIAHFGAAKTILEKFRSNPEYYKWTMAKWWPIPEKLVVGYIETIFKAIEDGIITPKTKKVSIYVEDTDWGRSAGKAFEEGFKKKGWEVASFDVAPLDETEHVPMLTKIKGLNPDVLAVTWTGAAPVTSLIKQTREVGLRSIIIADGLGWITGWYEMAGKASDYVLDMIPQWTTPKAKAFVEKFKSKYGYEPSPSTGGLAYDNALFAFAVIEEVLKRTGGVWDDHARELVVDVVRKERFAFREGILMECYTEDPNDPPDLIVGEHYYIFPVIQYFDGKGKIVWPPAWAEAKFTPPPWFK, encoded by the coding sequence ATGGGCGAAGAAAAGAAAGAAGAAAAGAGTGGGGAGACTGTTTCTAGGCGTAAGTATTTGGGGGCTGTTGGTGGTTTAGCTGTTGCTGCAGCTATAGGTTGGGGTTTAGCAGGATATTTAGCAAGCAAACCACCAGCAGCTGTAAAAACAATAACAAAAACAGAAACAATAACAGCAACAGCGACACCAACAGTAACAACACCAGCTAAACTTACAAAACTTAAGATAGGTGTGCAAGGACCTATGACAGGGCCTGCTGCTTACGCAGGTAAAGACTTTATGAATGCTTATAAGCTTGCATTAGAAGAAAGGGGAGGGAAAATTGCAGGAATACCTGTTGAATTAGTCCCTATTGATTGTGAGTCAGATCCTGAAAAAGCAGTAAGAGCTTACGAAAGGGCAATTATGGTGGAAGGAATACATGTAGGAGCTTGTGGATGGCATAGCTCTGTTCACCTTGCGCTTATGGATGTTTGGGCTGCTCATAAATTTCCTCATATAGCGCATTTTGGGGCAGCTAAAACAATTCTCGAAAAATTCAGAAGTAACCCTGAATATTATAAATGGACTATGGCTAAATGGTGGCCTATTCCTGAGAAACTGGTGGTAGGTTACATTGAAACAATCTTTAAAGCAATAGAAGATGGGATAATTACCCCGAAAACTAAAAAAGTTTCAATTTATGTTGAAGATACAGATTGGGGTAGAAGTGCAGGAAAGGCTTTCGAAGAAGGATTTAAGAAAAAGGGTTGGGAAGTAGCAAGTTTTGATGTGGCGCCTTTAGATGAAACAGAGCATGTTCCCATGTTAACTAAAATTAAGGGGTTAAATCCTGATGTATTAGCTGTTACTTGGACTGGTGCAGCACCTGTTACTTCGCTTATTAAGCAGACTAGAGAAGTTGGGTTAAGATCAATAATTATAGCAGATGGTTTAGGTTGGATTACAGGATGGTACGAAATGGCAGGTAAAGCTTCAGATTATGTTTTAGATATGATACCGCAATGGACAACTCCAAAGGCTAAAGCGTTTGTAGAAAAGTTTAAGAGTAAATATGGGTATGAACCTTCACCTTCTACAGGAGGATTAGCGTATGATAATGCACTTTTCGCATTTGCTGTTATAGAGGAAGTTCTTAAAAGAACTGGTGGTGTTTGGGATGATCATGCACGTGAGCTTGTTGTAGATGTGGTAAGAAAGGAACGATTTGCATTTAGAGAAGGCATTTTAATGGAATGTTATACTGAAGATCCCAATGATCCACCAGATCTTATAGTTGGAGAACACTATTACATATTTCCAGTAATTCAGTATTTTGATGGAAAGGGAAAGATTGTATGGCCTCCAGCATGGGCAGAGGCTAAATTTACTCCTCCTCCATGGTTTAAATAA
- a CDS encoding corrinoid protein — MSEGVFEEISEAIQSFEEEKVFNAVKKALSLGVDPTEIIEKGIARGLKIVGDKYERGELFLMHLVAAAEPAQKVVKELLEPEIKKRAGERKSLGKVVIGTVQGDIHDIGKNIVAAMLFAAGFEVYDLGKDVPAEEFAKKAKELNANIVGASALLSTTLPVQKEIIEALKAMGIRDKVKTIFGGAPCTAEWVEEIGGDGYAENAIEAVKVAKRLIGVKD; from the coding sequence ATGTCTGAAGGTGTTTTTGAAGAGATTAGTGAGGCTATTCAAAGTTTTGAGGAGGAGAAGGTTTTTAATGCTGTTAAAAAGGCTTTAAGTTTAGGTGTTGATCCTACTGAAATTATTGAGAAGGGTATTGCTAGAGGTTTGAAGATTGTTGGTGATAAATATGAACGGGGGGAGCTTTTTTTAATGCATCTTGTGGCAGCTGCTGAACCTGCACAGAAAGTTGTTAAAGAATTGCTTGAACCTGAAATTAAAAAGAGGGCTGGAGAAAGAAAAAGTTTAGGTAAAGTTGTTATAGGGACTGTTCAAGGTGATATTCATGATATAGGTAAGAATATTGTGGCTGCTATGCTTTTTGCAGCTGGATTTGAAGTTTATGATTTAGGTAAAGATGTTCCAGCTGAAGAATTCGCTAAAAAAGCTAAAGAATTAAACGCTAATATTGTTGGTGCAAGCGCATTATTAAGCACAACGCTTCCAGTTCAAAAAGAAATAATAGAAGCTTTAAAGGCTATGGGGATAAGAGATAAAGTTAAAACAATATTCGGCGGTGCACCATGTACAGCTGAATGGGTTGAAGAAATAGGTGGAGATGGTTATGCTGAAAACGCTATAGAAGCCGTGAAAGTAGCTAAACGCTTAATAGGCGTTAAAGATTAA